CAACGACGAACGCCTCGATCACCGTCGCGAACCAGACGCGTGACGGCCGGTCGGTTGCTATCGAAGCCGCCACGCTCCCCGACGGCGGGTTCGTCCTGCTCGAAGAGGCCGGGTCGAACGGCTCGGTCGTCGGGGTAAGCCTGCCGCTCAGTGCTGGCACCCACGAGGGCCGGGTGACGCTGCGTGGCGTTCCCGGGGCCGACGTGAACGTGAGCCGTCTCAGCACGAACACGACGCTGGTCGCCACGATCCACCGTGACACCGACGGCGACGATCGGTTCGATGGGCTGATCGCGGCGGATACCGACGGAGCCTACACCACGAACGGATCGCCGGTCGCCGATCGCGTCCGCGTGACGGTGCCGTCCGCCGAGCGACCGACGAACGCGACGCTCGCGTTCCCGAACGAAACCACGAACGGCTCGACCGTCACCGTCGGGCCGGTCACGCTCCCCGAGGGCGGCTACGTCGGTGTTCACCGGGGTCCGTACAACGACTCGAACGCGACCGAGAGCGTGATCGGGGCCACCCGATATCTCGAACCCGGCAGCTACACGAACGTCACCGTCCCGGTCAGCAGCGACGATTCCGGCCTGAACGCCACGGCACAGGATCGGAACATGCGTCTCAGCGCGGCCGCCTACACCGACTCCGACGGCGACCGCGAGTTCCAGTACGTGCCCTCCAACGGGAGTGAGGACGAACCGTACATCGACGATGGACCGGTGAACGCCTCGGGCGTCGTCACCATCGAAGCGCCGAATACGACCGTGACGCCATCGGGGAGCGTCGCCGCCCCGACGACCGCCGAGAACGGGACGCAGCAGCCGACACAGGGCGAATCCACTACGACCGCCCCACAGCCGTCGTCGACCACGTCGGGAGCGAACGTGTCGTCGGCCACGCTGACACCGACCACGACCCAGACGGCCGAGACGACCGAGCCAGCCACGTCCACCCCCGATCCTGCGAGCGGGTCGGATCACGAGACCACCGCTTACGGTGGCGGGAGCGACGGCCGTGAGGGCATCCTCGACAACCCGCTGTTCCCGGTGCTCGCGCTCGTCTT
The DNA window shown above is from Halococcus salifodinae DSM 8989 and carries:
- a CDS encoding DUF7282 domain-containing protein; amino-acid sequence: MTSIRRRSALLLAVLAAASLAMTTGAAGSAPAISAGGAALQTDDANATTNASITVANQTRDGRSVAIEAATLPDGGFVLLEEAGSNGSVVGVSLPLSAGTHEGRVTLRGVPGADVNVSRLSTNTTLVATIHRDTDGDDRFDGLIAADTDGAYTTNGSPVADRVRVTVPSAERPTNATLAFPNETTNGSTVTVGPVTLPEGGYVGVHRGPYNDSNATESVIGATRYLEPGSYTNVTVPVSSDDSGLNATAQDRNMRLSAAAYTDSDGDREFQYVPSNGSEDEPYIDDGPVNASGVVTIEAPNTTVTPSGSVAAPTTAENGTQQPTQGESTTTAPQPSSTTSGANVSSATLTPTTTQTAETTEPATSTPDPASGSDHETTAYGGGSDGREGILDNPLFPVLALVFAVFVVLVVVTGQ